One window from the genome of Sulfurihydrogenibium sp. encodes:
- a CDS encoding citryl-CoA lyase, producing MAKKWQTKITLNTKEETYIRGYPLTQMIGKLTFSESIYLLLKGELPTENERRMFDAIFTSVIDHGVAPPSVVALRNVISGGNQLHVGVAAGVLAFGEYHGGALEDAMKFFQEYAKDEEDIYRLAERIAKKAVEEKWRISGYGHKYYKDFDPRSKKLLDLAKELGFYGKYCEFAVALEDAIEKIKGKKLVLNVDGAIAAITSDMGFDYRLGKGFFIIGRIPGLVAHAFEELTEGVIFRRLDEETEIEYLGNPPREL from the coding sequence ATGGCTAAAAAATGGCAAACTAAAATTACATTAAACACAAAAGAAGAGACATATATCAGAGGCTATCCGTTAACTCAGATGATTGGAAAGCTTACATTTTCAGAAAGCATTTATCTTTTGTTAAAAGGAGAACTTCCAACAGAAAACGAAAGAAGAATGTTTGATGCAATCTTTACATCTGTAATAGACCATGGAGTTGCACCACCATCTGTTGTAGCACTTAGAAATGTAATCTCCGGTGGAAATCAACTTCACGTTGGCGTTGCAGCGGGTGTTTTAGCTTTTGGAGAATATCATGGTGGAGCTTTAGAAGATGCAATGAAATTCTTTCAAGAATACGCAAAAGATGAAGAGGATATTTATAGACTTGCAGAAAGAATAGCTAAAAAAGCCGTAGAAGAAAAATGGAGAATCTCCGGCTATGGACATAAGTATTACAAAGATTTTGACCCAAGAAGCAAAAAATTGTTAGATTTGGCAAAAGAGCTTGGATTTTATGGTAAATATTGTGAGTTTGCTGTAGCCTTAGAAGATGCAATAGAAAAAATAAAAGGAAAAAAGCTTGTTTTAAACGTAGATGGGGCAATTGCAGCCATTACATCAGATATGGGTTTTGATTACAGACTTGGAAAAGGGTTTTTTATAATCGGAAGAATACCCGGTTTAGTTGCACACGCATTTGAAGAGCTAACAGAAGGAGTTATTTTTAGAAGGCTTGATGAAGAAACAGAAATAGAATACTTAGGAAACCCACCAAGAGAGCTTTGA
- a CDS encoding ATP-binding protein, with translation MTERENLKRNLIIFSASLFLFIAGNYYIFGKLEKVKDVLNPYVFLFILNLDLIFFIIIFAYTLRYLIKILFEEGIKGKLKIKLTLILISFVVIPSLILFTVSVSIISNATNLWFAGKVGNALGKLDEILSQNIQSNQDWLYRVYRLIDENKIDPKDAVDIFNLRTLTIYDIDGRLIQFYGKPYDKEVFDALYKEGFSVYENKIVFNGKLKTNQKIILVYEFPKELLLSKEDTALILQIYNDLKNYKTPIRISYILILLTITMAVIFATVWFSRFIVNNITKPVEALVEGAKRLSEGDLNVKINLKSQDEFDILIEEFNRMVERLNLLYKKLEERNTILRKNKEYLETILNNISTGVIYSSEDGNIENINNAATIILGQDVLNFRKSDIQEFAKFLNVNLDSKKEQIIEKGGRTLIVKVSNIRDKGYVIVFDDITDIIAAQKLSMWKDVAQRIAHEIKNPLTPIKLSAERILRSWKKQNPNFDEIVENSVRIITQETDYLANLVREFNQFGNSLYGLNLQEIDLCNLLREITESYKDEKFSISIECEGDFKIKGDLKLLKQAFINIVQNSYEEASSLKISVYKEDSKIKIIFKDNGKGISKEDADKIFLPYYSKKPKGSGLGLSIAKEVVEKHKGKIYAVPSSEGGIFVIELNMEA, from the coding sequence TTGACTGAAAGAGAAAATCTAAAAAGAAATTTAATAATATTTTCAGCTTCTTTATTTCTTTTTATAGCAGGCAATTACTATATTTTTGGAAAGCTTGAAAAGGTCAAAGATGTTTTAAATCCATATGTATTTCTTTTTATACTGAATCTTGACCTAATCTTTTTTATCATCATTTTTGCGTATACCCTAAGATATCTTATAAAAATACTGTTTGAAGAGGGGATTAAAGGAAAGTTAAAAATAAAACTTACACTGATTTTAATCTCCTTTGTTGTTATACCTTCATTAATACTTTTCACAGTTTCAGTATCAATAATTTCAAATGCAACAAATTTATGGTTTGCCGGAAAAGTTGGCAATGCCCTTGGGAAGTTGGATGAGATATTAAGTCAAAACATTCAATCTAATCAAGATTGGCTTTACAGAGTTTATAGACTAATTGATGAAAATAAAATAGACCCAAAAGATGCAGTTGATATTTTTAATCTAAGAACATTGACAATCTATGACATTGACGGAAGATTGATACAATTTTATGGCAAGCCTTATGACAAAGAAGTTTTTGATGCATTGTACAAAGAAGGTTTTAGCGTTTATGAAAATAAAATAGTTTTCAATGGTAAACTAAAAACAAATCAGAAAATAATCCTTGTTTACGAATTTCCAAAAGAGCTTTTATTATCAAAAGAAGACACAGCTTTAATTTTGCAAATTTATAATGACCTAAAAAACTACAAAACACCAATAAGAATAAGCTACATTTTAATTTTACTTACGATTACAATGGCTGTAATTTTTGCCACTGTTTGGTTTAGTAGGTTTATTGTCAATAACATCACAAAACCTGTTGAAGCACTGGTAGAAGGAGCAAAAAGATTATCAGAAGGAGATTTAAACGTAAAAATAAATCTTAAGTCCCAAGATGAGTTTGACATTTTGATTGAAGAATTCAACAGAATGGTTGAAAGATTAAATTTACTGTATAAAAAACTTGAAGAAAGGAACACTATCTTAAGAAAGAATAAAGAATACTTAGAAACAATTTTAAACAACATTAGCACCGGTGTGATATACTCATCGGAAGATGGCAATATCGAAAATATAAACAATGCAGCAACCATTATTTTAGGTCAAGATGTTTTAAATTTTAGAAAAAGCGATATTCAAGAATTTGCAAAATTTTTAAATGTAAATCTTGATAGTAAAAAAGAGCAGATAATAGAAAAAGGCGGTAGAACGCTTATAGTTAAGGTCAGCAACATAAGAGATAAAGGTTATGTTATAGTTTTTGATGACATTACAGATATAATAGCAGCACAAAAACTAAGTATGTGGAAAGATGTGGCACAAAGAATAGCCCATGAAATAAAAAATCCATTAACCCCAATAAAGCTATCGGCAGAAAGAATTCTAAGAAGCTGGAAAAAACAAAATCCAAACTTTGATGAAATCGTTGAAAATTCAGTAAGAATAATCACTCAAGAAACGGACTATTTAGCAAATCTTGTAAGAGAGTTTAATCAGTTTGGAAATTCTTTGTATGGATTAAATCTTCAAGAAATTGATTTATGCAACCTTCTAAGAGAGATCACAGAAAGCTATAAAGATGAAAAATTTAGTATATCTATTGAATGTGAGGGTGATTTTAAGATAAAAGGAGATTTAAAGCTTTTAAAACAAGCATTTATAAATATCGTCCAAAATAGTTATGAAGAGGCAAGCAGTTTAAAAATCTCTGTTTATAAAGAAGACAGCAAGATTAAAATTATCTTTAAAGACAATGGAAAAGGTATTAGCAAAGAAGATGCTGACAAAATATTCTTACCTTACTACTCTAAAAAACCAAAAGGAAGCGGGCTTGGATTATCAATAGCAAAAGAAGTTGTAGAAAAACACAAAGGTAAAATATATGCAGTACCATCTTCTGAAGGTGGTATATTTGTAATAGAGTTAAACATGGAGGCATAA
- a CDS encoding SurA N-terminal domain-containing protein, producing the protein MFDKISQSKWKNIVLFTTVFAFVATSIVAIIVYKLSGEINGVAEVNGKEIPFYEFNYAYEMTARNMQMQNLDISNLKDQIKKEVVNDLIEKELLYQEAEKEGITATSEQVKNEILKISAFQVNGKFDKQTYLQIINSFGLTPDAFENILRKELSINNLKTILLSTIYVSDEEIETFTKKQLTRVSGEATIIKPNVPEITEDMIKKFYEEHKKDYSAQTGKNITVYKINIQKLGDDKAQQLAKQLFTQAKSGNLQSVPTEVEKVFEGDVFSNQEIQNLPKEIQEDVNSLNKDKKVSFTKTQNGYYISLFNGESLKSIPYEQVRNEIKQKLERELSQKALKNMQKTTDITQLLKQNKTEKQTISDNTIQELVVKFGIKREDLNKLANLKVGETSKPISTENGILIFKLTEIKEPDKSQVDETKKTILPFVKSQKFNDVYQMYVDSLKKKAKIKINKRVLENG; encoded by the coding sequence TTGTTTGATAAGATTTCTCAATCTAAATGGAAGAATATTGTTTTATTTACAACAGTGTTTGCATTTGTAGCAACGTCTATAGTAGCTATAATTGTTTACAAATTAAGTGGTGAAATTAATGGTGTCGCAGAAGTAAATGGCAAAGAAATTCCATTTTATGAGTTTAATTACGCATACGAAATGACAGCAAGAAATATGCAAATGCAAAATCTTGATATTTCTAATCTAAAAGACCAAATAAAAAAAGAAGTTGTAAACGATTTAATAGAAAAAGAACTTTTATATCAAGAAGCAGAAAAGGAAGGAATAACAGCAACTTCAGAGCAGGTAAAAAATGAGATTTTAAAAATTTCTGCATTTCAAGTCAATGGAAAATTTGATAAACAAACATACTTACAAATTATAAACTCTTTTGGATTAACTCCCGATGCCTTTGAAAATATTTTAAGAAAAGAACTATCGATCAATAACTTGAAAACAATTCTGCTATCTACAATCTATGTTAGTGATGAAGAGATAGAAACTTTTACCAAAAAACAACTTACAAGAGTGAGCGGTGAAGCTACTATAATAAAACCGAATGTTCCAGAAATTACAGAAGATATGATAAAAAAGTTTTACGAAGAGCATAAAAAAGATTATTCAGCACAAACAGGAAAAAATATAACAGTTTATAAAATAAATATTCAAAAATTAGGTGATGATAAAGCACAGCAGTTAGCAAAACAGCTATTTACGCAAGCAAAAAGTGGAAATTTACAATCTGTCCCAACAGAAGTTGAGAAAGTTTTTGAAGGAGATGTTTTTTCTAACCAAGAAATTCAAAACTTACCAAAAGAAATTCAAGAAGATGTAAATTCCTTAAATAAAGATAAAAAAGTTTCATTCACTAAAACACAAAATGGGTATTACATTTCATTATTTAATGGAGAATCTTTAAAATCAATACCTTATGAGCAGGTTAGAAATGAAATTAAACAAAAATTAGAAAGAGAGTTATCACAAAAAGCTTTAAAAAATATGCAAAAAACCACTGATATAACACAGCTATTAAAGCAAAATAAAACAGAAAAACAAACTATTTCTGATAACACAATTCAAGAATTGGTTGTCAAATTTGGAATAAAAAGAGAGGATTTAAATAAACTTGCTAACTTAAAAGTTGGAGAGACATCCAAACCAATCTCGACAGAAAATGGAATTTTAATATTCAAGCTAACTGAAATAAAAGAACCGGATAAATCTCAGGTTGATGAAACGAA